TTGCAAAAAAGGCTATTATTCTTTCTCCCCGACGGACTTCAAGAAATACGGGAACTATCTCTACTTAGTATGtccgattttttttttgtttttagctctttttttgaaagatttttatAAATACGCCCCTAACCGTATCCTTTCAAAAAATAGACCCTGATCTCGGCGCTGTGACAATTGGCGCCGAGCTCCAGGGTCATGTTCTGCATGTTGTTGACGTGGCTACCTGCGTGGCGCGAATGTGTCCTGAGCTTGGccccgtagatcttggcgccaatTACTacagcgccgagctcggcgccaattgCTACGGCACCGAGCTATGGAAATTGACAAATTTaaatttttaccatgacttggatattgagaaatgGGGCTAACTCTAGAGTTTTTACAGTGACTTGTtgtttgatcacttaaaacaatcTAGAAATACTTAAGATAAAAAATTTGTCTGACCAAATGGAACTACAGCACGTCCAGGCGGCATAGTGTAGAGCTCGGCTCCTAAAGCACGGCCGGATGATGCAGGGCACGACTCCAAGCTTTTGTCGCATTGCTAACTGGAGTAGTAGTACGCACTTTGTGCATGCAACGAACCGTACACATGTGCAGGCATGCAAGCACGGACGCAATACACCTCACCTATAAGCACATGGAAATATGGCTAAGTTTAGAATTTATGATCTTGGCTAAGTCTAGTTTTGTACCGTGGCTAAGTCCAAACTTAACGAGACTTATTTTATTGTCATCTCCTCAGAGAGTATTCAAACTCGTAGTACGATATCAaattgagttgctatacaaatttgaAAAATAAAATATCGCAAACATGTCAATTCACTGCCGGCGATCAGGGAATTAGAAAGATTTGGAGGGGCCAAAACATCACTGTATTCAAACTTGTGGTCACTATACGGCCATGTTAAGGACTGATTTATATTTAggttaaaaacaaagtttgttgtactcaactcaaactacaacttctattaaaggtcaaacttcgtatctagaaaagaaactatagttttACCCGGGTCAAAACAACATCATGAAAAAAGGAGTTAACTATtgatccaacacttagaagcatttttaggCAAGTTCGTGGACATAAACCTTAGATCATTTTTTATCTTATGTATTACTAGACTGTTTTAAGTGATCATACAGTAAGTCACTGTAAAAACTTTAGAGTTAGTCatatttctcaatatccaagtcatggtaaaaattcaaatttagcaATTTTCATAGCTCAGCGCCGTAGTAATTGGCGCCGAGATCTATggagccgagcttggcgccaagatcCACGACACCGAGCTCAGGACACATTCGCGCCACAAAGGTGTAAAAGTGAAAATGGAAGTGAAAAAAGAAGCAAGACCATCCAATAATGAAAGCATCATCTGAAATGATTCTAACTGGAAGGCATAATATGGAACGATGGATTTAACAGATTATTTTTATGATGCATTTTTCCATAAATAAAAGTCAAGTTAAAAGGTTTGATCCGGATAAATAAAACTAAAACGATACATGTTACATAGCTAGACGTGGGATTAGAGACTTGAACACTGCCATGTTCAACTTTTAAGTATGGAACTTATCGCACATCATGAATGGGACGTtcttcttcatgagaatgaccatAATTGTTGATTTGTAACATCTAAACTTCCATTGTAGCAAGCATACGGAAGCAGAAAATAGCAGGAGCTCCTGCAACAGTAACAGCAGACAGGTCCCATGTTCTGTAGTCTAACATCAAATAATTTCTTATTGGATACAATGAACAACTTGAGAAACTCAGCTGGTACGAACTCTCAAGTTGCACCTCACAGCTTGTCCTGAGCACCAATGCCTCATATGCAATACATCGTAATGTTCCAGATGAAATTAATTGTCTTCTGGAAACCATCCCATCCAAGGTGTGTATGGAAAAGACTCTTGTATAAATGGCTGAATGCCCACCTCTGTTCCATAATTTGTTGGACGGAGGTTGCCCAAGTCTTGAATCTTTGAGCTATTTAAGTGGTAGGCCAATCCTCTTCTCAACGTATCACTCAAGAAGATAACCTCCTTGTAAGGGTGAAATCCAAGAAAATCAATATAACCACCAGAGTTATTTCTGCTCCTCCTTTTGGTGTCAACAAGAAAATTAATATAACCACCAGAGTTATACTTGCCCCTGCTGTTGGTCTCAATAACATTGTCATTGTCTGAGTCCCATTCAAACCTGTCCTCTACCACTGCCTCATTGTTACCATCTTCATACTCAAATCCCTGCTCCTGATTGTTAATATCTTGTAAAGTCCAGGGTCCAGGCCCGTCAATTATTTGACATGCCTCAATACTACACGAATCCTTGGATACCCACTCCATTTTGCCACTCGATTCATCAAGAATATAGATCAAAAAATGGGATGCCAAGTGAAGCACAGCACAGTACACCCCTTTCACTGATTTTCCCAAATAAAGATTTGTGTATGCCATCCCCTCACAATCTAAAGGTGGCTTGATTACTTGATATTTCCCATTGGATAATGATATTCTACAAGAATCAAATATTTGAGAAATATTAATAAACGACAATTGAATTTTCGTTTCATTACTAGGTACAAAGATGAATGACAATGCCAAAGAAGTGAGTATTTACCTCATAACAAACTTGTTTTGGCAATATACATAAAGTACTCCCCGCCAATAGACAGAAGTGTCTGGAACATATGGGTGATCCAACCGCATGTCAGTAACATTCCCTGCAGCCTCCCCTTCTCGAACAAACGACCTCTCCTCCCACACCTTTGTCCTTGATGAGAACACATGTAGGATGCAAGGCGATGGTGGCCATTCTAATTCCTCTATTGCAGGGTCTAACTTGTCATCTGAATTCAACATGTTATACCTCACATTGGGTCGTTGGATCTCAGGGATCATGAATACCTCATAATGCGGTGACAATGTGGGGTCGAAGACAAGGTACTCCCTGTCGAAAAAGTGCTCTACGACCATATTTGGGCTTGGGCATGGGGGCAGTGGCGCCGACTGTCGTGTGGCTGGGTTAACCACATACTTGCGAAACAAGAGAAGCCCATTGCAGTGGCCTATGATGCGGGAGCTGAGAGGCAAATAGTCAAAGTTGCCAGATACCGTTGGGCCTTTTGAGGGGCGGGAGAAGAATTCTGACATGCTTAACTCATTAAAGTTAATGAAGATTCCACACACCGACAGTGGGAGGAGGTCCACACGCAGCAGGTTGTGGGCATCAATGATGGTACACCAGGTCTTGCAGACGCAGCGGGATATGGCAAGGTAGCGTGGTGCAAGACGGTGGATGATGTTGGTGAGTACATCTTCAGGTAGCAGGTTTTCCATGTCCTCTGTCGTTCCAAATTCTCTTAAGATGGCCACTTATTCCTTCATATCCACACAAGCCCCACTTCTATCTGCAcagtgaaaataaaataaaaaatagtttTTTCTCAGAAACAAGTAAAAAAGAATGAAATAAGCAACGATGAGATGGAGTGTGGGTGTTGTGGTGGAGGATTCACTAGTGTGTTCATTGTTCACCCATATGTGAACACTGAAAATTGGCAGCTATTTGTGCAGTCCTTACTACTAATATGCTAGGGGCTCTCAATCCCCTGTTTGAGCTAAGTAACAGTAACAGCATGATTTCATGATAAATCCATACTAAATACTGTCTATATGATGTGATTTATCATATCAAACGGAGAGAAGAGATTGTAGAATCATGATTCAATGATGTGATCATGTTAGCCTAAAACAATTCCACGCAGCGTCATGGTGATGATGATCGTCCCCAGATAGCAGATTGCGTGACCCAATGATCCGATCATGTTTGCCTAAGATAATTCCATGTAGTGTCACGATTCTGCTCATTGTCCCCAGATCAGTGTCTCAAATTAGAAGTCGCCCATGATCTGGGTTGTACATTACCATGGATTGGCAAACAACGCAAACATCTTCCAGAGGCCCATATCAGTATAGCCTACACATAAATTGTAGTGAACATATATATCAGCAGACTATATTGTATATATCTGCACAGAGTAAATGTTAGCTGTACTAATTGACCAAAAGTGCACTAAGGTCACTCAGTCATTGCAGTTGATAATACCTACAAACAAAGGATGGCAACTAATTCCAAAAAACAGAAGGAGTAGGATATCTGGCTTCTGGGATGGAGAAGAGACAATAGAGTACCGTATATTCATATGCTTCCACTCCTGCTGTGGATGTTAGCTATGCCACTGGGGTCACTACAGAACCAAGGAGCAGAACAGCAGAGCCACTGACCTCTCAGGACACTGATAACAACCACCAGAAGCACTTGCCAAACATCAGCAAATATGTGCTCCTTGGCCGGATCGGATCCAGCACGGATATGGACACGCGAACACggcatttttcaaaaaaaaaaaaaaaaaaacctataCGTGGATACGTTTCATCAAaattttaaataaataaataacagtTATAACAAGTACACAGTTGATTGATCGTCTCTGCGGACCTAATCAACAATCAGCAGATTGTGCGTCACAGAACTTAACGCTGGCAGCGGCACTGCCACTGCTCGAATTTGTTGTTGCCATCTACTTGGGGGAAGATCATGGAGGACCGAAGGAGAAAGGAGAAACAAACAAGAAGTCAAGAACCGAATCGAAGAACAAGATTAACAAGACTAGATCGATAGAGGTTAGGGCCGCCGGCCGCCGAACAAGTCGAAGGGGAAGGAACTCACTGGAGGTCGCCGGGCTGCCGCTGAGTCACCACCGCAGGCGTGGCACTGTGGCAGAGCCGCAGAGCACCCTTGTAGTCTTGCAGGCACGTCGGAGCTGCAGATCGTCGCGGGTGTGGCGGTGATGGAGGTCCGTCGCCGGCGGGCCGCGGCACCGGTGCGTCCTCCGGCGGCGGTGGTCGGCGGCGCTAGTGTGGGCGGTGTGCAGGCGGGGCGGCAGGCACGTGGGTGGCGGCGCAATGCGTCCGGGTCGGGTAGGGAGTAGGGCAGAGCAGGGTCGGATAAGAGGGGTGTTGTTGGGCTGGACTGTGTATCgttaaggccctgtttgtttgGAACGAAAATATAGGAatctcctatatatatatatatatatatatatatatatatatatatatatatatatatatatattatatctcctacatacaatatacaatacaatacaattatatacatactatatatatatacacaatacatatacatatacatctcCTTATCTccttacaactaaaaagaacaaagcgtgtaCATTTTTTGGTGAGTCCTGCGATCCTGCGTCGTCGGTCTGCCCACGCGTGAGATCCCGCGTCGCCGCTCGCCTCGTGCCCTCCGCTCGCGTCCGTCAACGCCTCCGCTCGATCCCTGCCTTCTCCGCCGGTGCCCGCGATCTCGCTTCTCGATTCACGGGTCTTCTCCGCCACAGCCGCCAGTGACCCCTACTCGCCGATTTCGCCGCTCCatgtccttctcctcctccacaaCTCACCTCTGGGCCGTAGCCCAACGCGATCGCGGCCCCTGATCGGAGATCCTTGTGGATGGCGATGGCGTCCACGTGAACGTCGGCGACGCCACTGCCAGGGTCCCGCCCACCTCCCGCTGCCCGCCGGCGCTTCTTCGTCGCCCAAACCCTAGGTGTGGTACTGACCCCTCGCGTGCACAGCTGCTGGAGGTCGACGAGATGAAGCACCCGCTCAAGGAAGGTCGCCAAGGAGATGCAAGGTTGGGGCACGACCGGTACCAGGTGAAGGCACTTCCCTCATCTTCATCTCTGCCCAAGCCTGGTCCTCCCTAGGGTTGAGGTTTGTGTCTCCTCCTTCTCAGTCTGTCAGTACATAGGCACACAGAGGTAGTGGCCTGTGTCAGCAAATGTGATTTATGTTCATATGCTGCATTCTATTCAAGCAATTTGCGATGCACACTCTATACATTCTGATGTGTCTCTTTATCTTCTTTGCAGGCAGCTAGAGATTGGAATTTCGAGTGTAAGTGAACCAATAACTTCTTTCTTTAATTTAGTGGTTCTGAGTTTCCAACCATTCTTCACAATGCTGACTACGGTTTAATTTCTATTAAATAGTACTTTTATTACCTCAGATATGAAAATTATTTTTTACAATTAACAAAGCAATTATTTCATATTCTTTGCATCATATCATTATTCCATAATCTTTGCAGCATATTATTTTATTACTTTCTTGGTGTTGGCACCATTTGATCAATTTTTTTTGTGTTCCTGAATGCTCTAATGCAGGAGAGGCCGAGAAATCAATTTTTTTGTGTTCCTGAATGCTCTAATGCAGGAGAGGCCGAGAAATCACCTGGACTTACAACCGCTTAGATTCTAAAGCTCAGAGGGAGGGGGAGGTCTTTTATTACAGGTAAAAAAAAATAGCATGAGCGCATATATATTTATTGGACAAATATTTATAGAAATAATCCGTGATTTAACATACCACATGCAGACCATTCGGTCTTGAGTTCTTCACAAGCATCGTTTGGCCTCACATTTTCTATaactaaaaagaaagaaaataagaCCAACATTTCGTACGATAATCGTCGCTCCGGTCCGCACCTACGTTGCGATACCGCGCCGGATGAAAACCAGCTGCGACCACCCCCACCCGCGATCAGCGGGCCGCTATAAAGGAAGGAATCGCGGTGACAAAGGAAGGAATTGCGAAGGCATCGTTGGGCAACGAGGAATCACCGTCGCCTTGATCTCCCCATCTGCTACCGCCAAATAGTCCAGGAACTGCCGTGAAGGCTGTCCACAGGGAGTTCGTCGAGGACCGCCGTCGGGAAACGTCGCGTCGCCGCCTACGgaaggctgctgctgctgtcctgTCTCCGAGTTCCAGACGGGACTGATGTCATCGATTCAGCAGGAACGGGAGTTGCTCGGCGGCGCACACCGCGCATCGACGACGGGCGGGGTCGCGCGGCTGCGACGCTGGCGCATCAGCGGCGGAGCCAGTTCGCGAGGCCGCGACGCCTTCGCATCGGGTCGGAGCGGGTCGCGCGATTGAGCCCCATCTGTGCCTCTTCCATTCACTGCTGGAAAACCGAGATTTACCTAGTGTTTAATGGTTTACCTAGTGTCAGACGTCTAGCACTAGGTAAACCTTGCATACTTTATCGAGTGTCAGACCTCCGACACTAGACAAAACGTCCGTTACGATTTCTACCATCAGTGGAATACTTTTGCCGAGTGGTGTCcttgacactaggcaaacactttgtcgagtgtccgaggtttgacactcggcaaagtgttcttTACCTAGGCTGCCTCTACCGACCCTTGTTTGCCTAgtgtgacactaggcaaactgtttACCTAGTGTTTCTAGGCCTTTGCTTAGTACCTGCAGCACTAGGCAAATCCCGCGATTCCAGTAGTGATTCTCCTATTTTTTCTGTGAAACAGATCAGAGCTCCCCCAAGCAGGCCATGGGAGACGATGCTATGAGTAGATCCTCGCCGACAGTAGTATGTAGGGGTGGGGCTCACCCTCCCGAACTGTCCCATGGCGGCGGTAGGGACAAAGTGGATCTTGGTTGTAGATCCGGGTACGCGAGGATGACCGATTCCATTTTGTGTTTTATATTTATTTCGGATCCCAAtttttttatggtttattactgcCGATCTAGATTTTTTACGACGGGGGCAACGTTTGAGTTCCGTAAGCTGCTCGTGGAGAAATCATCCATCCATATCTGCATCGTCCATCAACCTGGAGGTTTGTGATTTCCTTAGGCTACTATTAATTCACCATACATCATATGGTTGCTTTTGGGGGTTTGTGTTGCTGATAAGTCCATGGCACAACAAATCGTCCCTGCTATTTTCATTTTTTTAATGACGATTCACCAGGTTCCTTCACATTGATTCATCTTGATTTAGGTAGCTCTAAGCCTCTAGCTTTGCTGTGTGTTCATGGTTTCATAAAGTTTGTGGATATAGTGTGAAACCAAAGTCATAGCTTGCTATCGCCATAACTCcaatttctgattcactcctgtccggctttcatcaactagcactatatcgttcgcgaaaagcatacaccaaggaatgtccccttgtatgtcccttgtgacttcATCCATCACTATggtaaacagataagggctcaaagctgatccttgatgtagtcctatcctaatcgagaAGTCATCCATGTCTCAATcgcttgttcgaacactagtcacaacattgttgtacatgtccttaatgagctcgacgtacttcgttgggactttatgtttgtccaaagcccaccacataacattccttggtattttatcataagccttcttcaagtcaataaaaaccatgtgtaggtccttcttcttttccctataccactccataacttgtcttattaagaaaatggcttctatGGTTGATCTTCCGgccatgaaaccaaattggtttatagagacccgcgttattgctctcaagcgatgctcgataactctcccgTAGCTTCATAGTATAGcccatcaacttaattccccggtaattagtacaactttgaatatcccctttattcttgtagattggtaccaatatacttctcttccactcatcaggcatcttgttcgatcgaaaaatatggttgaacagcttggttagccatactatagctatgtccccgaggcatctccacacctcgattgggataccatccggtcccatcgccttacctcctttcatcattttcaacgcctctctaacctcagattcttggattctccgcacaaagcgcctattggtgtcatcaaaagagtcatccaactaaaaggttgtgtccgtattctcaccattgaacaatttatcaaaatactcttgccatcaatGTCGGATCTCAtactccttcaccaagagatgctccctttcatccttaatgcacttaacttggttgaagtcccttgtctttctctcacgaaccctagccatacTATAAGTgtcattctctccttccttcatactcaaatgttggtaaagatcctcgtacgctctaccctttgccacaccaTTTGCcatacttacagctcgctttgtagTCTTTGCCacattgtacttctctatgttgtccacactcctaccatggtacaagcgtctatagcattctttcttctctttaatagccctttggactttctcgttccaccaccaagtatctttagcctcacctccacttcctttggttactccacacacctctgagaccaccttccgaatgttaAGTGCATTCCTTTCTAGAATCCCAATGGTTGTCACATTCATTTATTTTTCTTGCATATTTGTTCTTCTCCTTCTCTAGTTACGGGCAAAGTTGATTTCTAGCTTAGAGCTTTTTCATTTCTCCTATGCAGATCGTGGTGCAGACATGGTGTCAGGGAGGAAGCAGTTGGAGTGATTCTACCTTCACTACTGATTTTTGAATTCCTACAGTGTTTTTttgttgcttcaaattttaagATAAACATCTCCTAGACTTCAGCCGCCTGAAATCTTGGAGGCATTTCAGGCGTCAAGTTTGGGGAGAGGGTTGCCATTGCCGTTTTCCGGTTGTCGGCAACCTAATAGGAAAGTCATTGGGTAGTAGGCTGGCCAGGCGGAGGAGGCGGGCGCGGGGTGAAGCGGCGAGATGTCGGTGACGCCTCCAGCTGCGGGCAGAGGAGGATGGTGGTTGGGTCAGATAAGGGCGGGGAGTCATGGATGGAGGTTGGTTGGCGGTAGGTGGGGGCAAGCACAGGCAGTCGATCTGCTAAAATGAAGCGACACTATTGCTACAGACGGGAGGAACAAGAAAGGGTGATGGCCAACAGAAAATGTTGCCTATGTTTTGGATGTACTATGATGACAATAAATGAGTTTTGATTTCTAGACGACTGAAGTCATTAACAGATTAAACAGCAATATGTGTTCTTAGCTCTTCGTGGATAATCAACCATGCCTCATTTGAAGGTATGAGCCCTCCTTTAGAAAGTGGTTTTAGCTGATACTTATCTGCAAAAAAAATAATTGGTTCCCCTTTACTCGATGCCTGATTTGATCAAACAACATCCGGCTCGAGCAATCAAACCCATATAATATACAACTTTTGTTAGTGCACCATAGCTTGGTTAGCCCATGATGATGTAGCTGACAAACACTTGcgctctgttcgcttgagcttataagCCAGAATCAGCTCCGTTTTTCAACTAtgaaacattgtttttctctcataaaaaatCAGTCGATAGAGCGTTGGCAAAAGCTTTGTCAACCGTCTTCTCTTCAGCACTGATATGGTAACAATACAACACACATTAATACTCAAATTATCGCGACATTGTTTTTTCCTATTGCAACACACTGCCATTTACGAACTTtgcttttggattaaatgtcacgtcggtatttaattttataatattgttatcttatcgtgcgatccgtgtgtttttagtatataaGTTTAGCTATCacatagcaacgcacgggcatgaacCTGGTGGAAGGAAAATGAAGGAATAGAACTATGGGTGATAAAACAGAGGATTGAATTTCATAGGAATTGATGTTTGGAATTCAAATGATTTATTAGGAAACTTTGGAAGGGATGATCAGAACCCTAATTTGCTTAGAATTATGTACAGTAATTTTCATCGCAAGTGACCGCTAGTGAGCTCATTGGACAACGCATTTGTTTAGAGTCTGTCTAGTGTACAACCGTGTGTTTTAGCAAAAGCTAACACATGGTTGTTTGCTGGCTGCAAAACACACGAATTGCAATAGAGaaaaaaccatgtgttttagcataagctagcacatggttgttggctGCCTGCATAACACACGATTTGTAACAGAGCAAAAACCGTGTGTTTTAGCACAAGCTTGCACACGGTTGCTGGCTGGCCATAAAACAATTGATTTTAAATGAAAGCCCACACAGAGCAGATCTATTGTAATTTCTGTGCAACAAAATAGCATAGCCCAATAATTTGGACCATGAAACATGCAACAACCTAGAAAAACAGCCCAACAATAGGAAATCCATAGGAATAAAACAACCAAGATTTGGGAAAGAAGGAAAGCAAACAAAACAGATCTGCTCTGCGTGGGGAAAAGCTCTGCTCTGCTCATGCAGAGCAGGGGACAGGGGCAGAAATCAGATTGCAAAGGAAATTTGAAGAACAAGCACTATAAGTCTGATTCATACCTCATCAGTCAAGGTTAGTACACCAATCTTTTCAATCAATTTCTCTGATAAACCAATTTCTCTGATCAAGCAACAATGAACAAATTAGTAGCTGAGATGAAAGACTAGGAGAACCTCATTTTGGAAAACTCTACATGCATAAAGTTACACTTTTTGGGCTCTGCCCTGTTCAGGCGAACCATCTGGCGCACCCTCGGACCGTTCACCAAAACATGTACACACGTAGCAATTTTTACCAAGTCAGTGTCCCCACAGACCATCAGGTGTACTCCCAGATCGTCTGCTAGATCACTTCAGGCACAACAGTGAGCTGTCCTGGGCATTCCTGGCCCCAACTGTTAGCATAGCTATCACCATTTCGTGGAAATGGCTTCAGCAACAACACTCTCACTCCTTCATACGCTTCAACTCATACTCTCTCAGTAGTTCATCTCTCTCTCACTCTAGAACCGATCCAAGAGCATAAGGAGGAGAAGAGGGATTGGAGGTTCTCCATAGCAAGGAGACCATGTAGATCAACCCAGAGAAGGCCACAAGTGGATGGGGATAGAAGAGGGAGGAGCCCTCTCTCCCTAGAAAAAAGAAGCTAGGAGGAGATTCCAAGAAGGAGACCAAGGGGAAAGCGGAGTGAACCATGCCTCTTCCACTCTTCAATAGTCTTAGCAACACCTCCTACTCCCCTGGGTAAGTGGATTTTGAGCACAAAACCTAGGTTTCACCATGGATGAAGCACTAGTGTTACATTCATTACTTAGAAAATGACCAATATACACTTTTTGTTGATTAGATGGAATGTAGCTAGATTCAACTAGTTAGATGTGAACTATGGAACCCTAGGAACACCCCACAAACCCAGTCTACACATGCACTCACCCTAGGAAGAGATTTTATTTTTGAGATCTCAAAACACATAAATTTAGTTCCCATGGACCGTCCGCCGTGTCACCGAACCATCCGCGAGAACACCACTAACTTCATACGCTTAGCCACCACGGTCGATGTTCCCACGGACCGTCTGCGAGACATACCGCAGTcgttgcttctctctctctccctcgtttCCTTCTTCAGCATCTCCTTTCCCTACCTGAAAGCTCCTACAGAGGCTCAGGCTCTCGGCCAACGTGGTGATGCGGCGGCGGTGCGCTCTCATCTCGCGCGCACGGGCGGCGGCTCACACCCTAGCCTGCACGTTGAGGCCACGACAACGCCCCTAGGCCCTTCTTGCACGCAGAGGTGGCGGCGCTCAGCCTACTCGGGGAGACTGTGGCAGCGCCTCTTGCCCCGCACGACGCACGCAGAGGTCACAACGACGAGTAGAGGTTGTAGTGGTGCTGCATCCGTTGTTGGATTCGATTCGATTTGGCTGTGATTTGCTTGTATCTGTGTGAGGCTTGCTCGTAAGTCGAGCGTGTGTGAAATGTGAATCGATTTTTTTGCTCTTTATTATATATAAACTGTACAGGGCCATGGGCCAGCACGGGCTCGGTGGGCTGGCCATGCCGTCAGGTCGACCCAACACGTCCCGAGTCTTATAATGCTGTGCTTGGGCCGTTGTTGTAGCTCGTGGGTGCACACGACATGGCCCAATGAGTTAATCGTGTTGTGCCGGTCTTACCCCATCGGGTCATGTGTAGTTGGGCTCGGGCCAGGCCGGGCCGGCATGGATGACCTATTTGGCCATCTATATACCAGGTATCGGTGACCCGTTCACTCCACGTGGCATCGCTATCCACGTGCTTCCACGCGTCTCCCACTCCCATTCAAATAAATATTTTGCCGTGCTTGCTTACGCTTCATTATATAGCCATATAGCCTCTTAGGTTCCACGCCACTCCATCAGCTTcccatatatataaaaaaaaaatgtTTAGCTTTGCTGATCGTGTTCGTCAAGTTTATTCGGTGGTCTAGTAGGTACACTGGAAAGTATCGGAATCA
This sequence is a window from Miscanthus floridulus cultivar M001 chromosome 10, ASM1932011v1, whole genome shotgun sequence. Protein-coding genes within it:
- the LOC136487681 gene encoding uncharacterized protein, with translation MENLLPEDVLTNIIHRLAPRYLAISRCVCKTWCTIIDAHNLLRVDLLPLSVCGIFINFNELSMSEFFSRPSKGPTVSGNFDYLPLSSRIIGHCNGLLLFRKYVVNPATRQSAPLPPCPSPNMVVEHFFDREYLVFDPTLSPHYEVFMIPEIQRPNVRYNMLNSDDKLDPAIEELEWPPSPCILHVFSSRTKVWEERSFVREGEAAGNVTDMRLDHPYVPDTSVYWRGVLYVYCQNKFVMRISLSNGKYQVIKPPLDCEGMAYTNLYLGKSVKGVYCAVLHLASHFLIYILDESSGKMEWVSKDSCSIEACQIIDGPGPWTLQDINNQEQGFEYEDGNNEAVVEDRFEWDSDNDNVIETNSRGKYNSGGYINFLVDTKRRSRNNSGGYIDFLGFHPYKEVIFLSDTLRRGLAYHLNSSKIQDLGNLRPTNYGTEVGIQPFIQESFPYTPWMGWFPEDN